The sequence below is a genomic window from Lolium perenne isolate Kyuss_39 chromosome 4, Kyuss_2.0, whole genome shotgun sequence.
CCAgatcccgccgccgccctgcCCCCCGCACCtcgcgcctccgcctccgccctgCCCCCGCACCTCCCGCCGCTGCCCTGCCCCGACCCGCTGCCAGCCGCCGCGCCGAGctcccgcctccgcctccgccctgCCTCCCTCACCCACAGCAGCCCCGGCTCCCCTCACCCGCCGGCCCCCTCGCCCTCGGCCGGCCCTCCTCCTCCCAGCATGGTAAGCCCCTCCTTGCTCCTTTTTTTGTAAATCGAATTTTGTAAATCGAAAGTTGTAGGAATTAGGTTTATGTATTTGTAAATCGAAATACTAatgaaattgaaaaaaaaattgaattAGAAATGCATCCATATTGAGCACCCCGCGTTTTATTAGAAATGTTAATGAAATTGAAATGAAAATTGAATTATAAATGTTAATGCAATTAGGTTTATTCATCTGTCATTGACAAACTTTTATTATTTTAACTAGGTCCCATAGTGAGCATCACGCttgacgatcccggatcttgcggcgcatctctacggccgtcgacatcgccggttgttcgactacttcctctacagccgagggtgagctgaattgccgactcccccttcgcattttttatgtcattagatttaatttctccgtcaagtcgcgtaacctaggtgtcaattcccgtccgcaagcgttacgcggataaatatgcattagtggtcagcatattttgaaccgtaacgcttgtggcatttacgggacagtcgccggacccgtagttgggtacgttttccatgttctgctcgggtgcgagacaggatttcgtcagcgcctccctgttgctctccggatgcacatcctctcggctttttgccgagacgtgtatcgggagagcagcggggaggtgctgccgaaattctgtctcgcacccgagcagaacgtggagaacgtacccaactctgGGTCCgagggctgctaggagcccacctagtagagatgtaggttgatgcacgcgtttcgccggtagaaaaataaaaatatgatgcattcaatttcatgctactatttgttgtttgtcacgcaataaagcaggatggctgataatgagtggatgtacggtggccgtgttagttcgactcaagtgacagagatgaatggaaatggaagaccgatttgttagtgaaggagttagctcGTGGTTCGAAGGGGATTGTTCGTCCTCGTTGCCCTTGCAATGTGCAGGAGGCGTCATCCTAAGGATATTCTAGAGATGACTAAACACCTTTGGTGGAATGGGTATATGCGTGACTACGACCCGCCGGTCGACTTTTCTCGGCACGAACGtgatagaggtgaggtgatgcggcagcggatcgatggcaatgagaacgatggcatcttaaacttgctagatgatcttcgGGATGCTGACATGCCAGAGTTACCATGGGACGAACAGTCTGAACCGGAGGAACCGCCTGAACCGGAGGGACCGCCACAACCGGAGGAACTTCGGAGGAGGAACTGAGCCAACCGCGAGGGCCTTCATTGATAAGGATGGCCTCAGCTAGGAGGCCTCTATACCCGGGTGCAAAAATGTCTCAACTTGATGGCATCACGCATTTGCTAGCCGACAAGTGCATGTTTGAGAGTACTCGAGCATCCTTTGAAAAGACTCACGAGCACGGTAGGTAACATGTTGCACGAAGGTCATTGCTTGCCCAAGACCATGTAcgaaacgaagaaaatcttgaaagcattgaaaatggattatataacatatgatgtctgtccaaaactttgccttttgttttggaaagactatgcggatgacaaatcttgtgccaagtgtggtcactctaggtatcatgaggtagatgtaggcaatggtcagaagaggcagacaaaagtagccataaagattcttcgttatctcccattcatcaaaagaatccagcggctttacatgttcGAGGAGACTGCCAAGCAGATGACATGGCATAAGACCGGGATAAGATTGCAAGACGAGAAGAAACGGGTACCCATGGTACATCCATCTGATGGTCAATCATGGAAGCGCTTCGATCAAAAGCACCCAAATGAGGCAAGTGAGGCTCGGAAtgttagaattgcgatagcaaccgatggattcaacccatatggtatgtcgactgccgcgtacagctgctggcccgtgtttgttattccgctcaatctccctcccggagtcgtaatgcaaaggaagaacatattcttgtcgatgatccttccagggcctgaatatccagggaagaaattgagtgtcttaatgcaaccacttgtggatgatttgcaccactcgtggcatcacggtacattgacatacgaccgagcatcaaagagaaacttcatcatgaaagtttggttccactattcgatgcatgacctacccgggtacgccctattctgtgggcatagtacagctggtaagtttccatgcccagtgtgcaggcacgaACTAGAATTCAGGCACCTAAAAGCTGGACACAAATATGTTGCCTTTGACAAACACCGCAAGTTCCTCAGTCCAGGGCATCGGTTCAGATCTGACAAGAACCAAATACTTTGCAACCAGTAACTTGGTTTTGGTCTAATacgtattttctcctttcagccaattccatgatgaaatgtggtcaggaagaaatggtcccactcccacgcagtggtacactcttctgaaagagggtgccccgcccttaaataaaagcttcgtgaactggttccatgaaaaagtaatttctcaaatgttcctcttactttgcaatccgtgacttgtcttattacacgtaactaatgcacaaaataatctgaactgaacttgtagggagctgatcccaacgttgagatgacagatgagttgagatgcgtttcccagggttttaaccgtagagtccatacgcatgagaagtatgatgtaaatgggtatcgcttccatacggagtttcaccagaagaaccggcctaatgcaaaaacaataaatactggggtctacacccgcggagccgatgatcttgattactatggaaggttacaaaaggtatacgagttgacgttcaacaacgcaaacatagaactcaagctctttgtgttcaaatgccactggtttgacccacacggtggaatgagaagcaccccttccattggtttagttgaagttaggcctacaaccacctacagcggatccgacgtctatgttgtggctcaccaaaccaagcaagtttattatttgtcctacccatgtcagaatgaggaactcatgggctgggaagtcgtgttccaggtatcgccacatggtaagctacccatcccctccgaggacgattacaacaacattgacccggtaacatatgagggaattttctatcaagaggaagagcagttcggggctcttcaaatagacataggtcttcaggatctccacaacgatgtacaaatgcgtggtgagaccgtggtggacctgaaggacatagctatgctcaccaagcgccatgcgagcaaagacaacattgtcgagactcaaccggaacccaatgccgaccatgaatactcatatgatactgattttgatagtgaggctgagaacccaatgcctagagatgagagtggtgatgaatggtgagggtcttttatgcttagtacctacattatcattatgcttaatacatacatttgtcattatgcttagtacctacattatcattatgcttaatacatacatttgtcattatgcttaatacctacatttttcattatgcttagtacctatatttgtcattatgcttattaattttcaacatgcttattaattattttctctttttcttatgcaggtaattgcccaatatgagcggacggaaggcatcatcgagctccttgcttgatcagatgcATCAGCGGAAGCCGGGCCGGGTGCTTCCGGACGGAGTGCAAGACCCATTATTCCCAGCCGGCGTTACGAAGACGCAGACGGAggacggggaggacgagggggaggacgagctggaggacgaggggaggacgagctggaggacgagggggaggacgagctggaggacgaggggggatGCACAGCTCCTTCTAGCTGACATTCCCTCTGCTCGGCTCGGTGGCTTCACGATCGgctggacgaggaggaggacactagggaggaggaggaggacactagggaggaggaggaggagtctagggacgaggaggcttcgacggagatggctccgaagaagttgcggattcgtggggaagcgcaggttcccgatgagagtaaggaacctgctacggaggatgagaagtggctccttgtcccaggacggatagagtaagtagtaaggtgatttcattttcgttatgacacttagcattttctaatgtttgataattgtgcAGGAATTTCACATACACGGGGAAGAATGTCCGCGTGCCAGGGAGTCTGATTGGAGCTGCTATTAGGAAGTGCGGCGGGGATGTACACTCCGATCCTTGGGGCgagtccaagctagcctacacttgggaagactatgagatagcgccttaccctggctttgcttccgccgccgacgccgtgatcaagaagttttgggtacgtaatgcatactctttgggtttcgttcatatgtagttgataaccccaccgtgataactcatgcctctcacactttctgttatgcttgattgcagcgcaattatagggtggcgactgagcataaggatagggcggacgtggtgctccgtaacatgtgtcggaagttgacacggcagcagtggtacaaccagaggatcacgtgcatcggccacttctatgctgagcagggcgtcaggtacacaaagcctgagattgtgcagggactcgccccggctatgacgatagatgagttcatgtcggtaagtaattgtcaatgcgattctatgtaccgcggctaacttgcaactatattgtttgttcttcaaatgagttttgattttgcaggttgtaccacattgggctgataataataagagggccgccttcatggagttggtcaagaattgggtcggcgaaaaccccgatttcaaggccgtgagcgaccggaacaaggccaaccgtggttctcagggaacacacactgcggggagcagcagcaccgatcgctatcgggagcgtctggtacatataaaaatggaacaagctgcatttttttgattttcgatgatatgcataacatttgttttgtgatgcaggggaagaagctcgggagggaacttggtgagatggaagcgtggacgcacatgaagctggtgacgcccggtccgaacgagcctcggcccgcgcctgagatgtactacggcaaggccaaagagaacaaggaaagatactgcgaggagtacgccaagctccatccagaggtggaggaccctatgaccgagccggtcgacgaggtggcgatgatgctggcggggtccggccagccgcatggacgtcctgcctgccttgctgggggtttcaagcctcagaggaacttcacgcagatcaaggctaccctcccctccggcagctacgctacctcctcgcggactacatgccgttctcgggtagaggttgatgtaagtcatccacactttcatcctctgttttgactcttgttcctgaatggctatgttgatgagacgcattatttctgaaattgtagactcagctcgaggaggcctatgcagtagcttacgaggagtatctcgagaaggttaaggagcatgaccttgtgaaagatgcctatgtccagtggacgagcaaccagatggcggtaagtttcaatctctatggttgcaaaacatcataagtccccatgtttgaatctgagctatctctcccgtttcttgcagagtttcactcggttcatgatgactggagtgcgagaggaaccactcccagagccacctcatccggggccgacGCGGTGTTCCCGTCCAAGGAGGAGTTCTATATCATGTACAAGCGTCAGCGTCGGTTGAcccggtaagttgctaacttggctaagttgctaacttggtgtgacatggctaagttgctaactccctccaacatgtagggattgggagaatccgggaacgacactccttgtggtacgccgatgcaccccggtcgccattctcctggtgcttctgccgaacctcggcattttctcggttccggtggctctcgtcgtggttctacctccccgagcaccgtcgagatacagcggcctcacttcacccactcggagctagatcgtctgtagctagatcgtcactcgggtggtgcaccaccatagtttctacattgtactagcacatgatgacacgctccatctttgtagtggatccggtgtatgtaccatggtcttgtatgctatatttgtgctatttgTGAGATTTGATGCTATATTTGTGAGATTTGGTGCTATACGGTGATATCTGTGTGCTATATGGTGATATATATGTTACTGCATATTCAATCCTATAATATGTGCATTTTCTGCGATTTTCTGAGCAAACGAGGCCAAATTGGCAAAAATCAGAAAAAACTGGacctggctgtgccgacggtgtcaccgtcggcacaggcccgtagctgtgccaaatggcagggtctgtgccgacggtgacaccgtcggtcAGCCCAGCTGCGTTTTTTTCCAGTTCAAATCAGAACGATTTCCCGCCGGTTCTgggaaaaaaaaaatgaaactgtgccgacggtgaaacCGTCGGCACAAGGGGGCACGTTGACGGCAGCGGCGTGACGGCGAGATGAGTGTGCCGACGATGGGcaggccgacggccaccgtccagccgtcggcgtacgcctgtgccgacggtgtcgtgCTACGCCGACGGTGCCCGCGCGAACCCCGACGCCATCTGTGCCGACGCCGgtacgccgacggtgaccgtcggcagagacggtgccgacggtgagcttacctgtgccgacggtgcggggccgtcggCCCACGGCGTCTTCCCCGTAGTGAGGGGAAGTGTATATGGCATTTTTGTTTTTGATGGCTAGATGCCCGCGATAGGCCTGGGAAGCATAAGGAATGCAAAGGGCGCCTGAGCAATAGACAACTGCCGTCGCATGGTACTGAAATGTGGCATGGTTACTGGTAACCATGTACAGATGTTAGGGCCCTAAGCTAGGACCAAACAAGGTGTAAAACTACTCTACTCAAATGGAAGTAGGGCACTGATACATCGTTCAACGTACGTATATCAACGTACGCCACCTCCATCACTGCGATTTATATTGCAGAAAACTGGAGCAGCACAGCTGACTCGGGAAAAGTGTGGTGGAGCAGGTGCGCTCCACGCACCTTCtcatttttttgtcttttcttttttctatctCTCAAATTATACAATATTTCGATTAGATTTTTTTGCAAATCACTGAAAACAACAAATAGAATGGAGGAAAAATAGTTCATaatttttttgtgaaaatttaaaatttaaattatttaaaattcaaaataaattcttgagatacatatatagataatgacataaaaaatccaaaatatttttcCCACATTCCAATTGTTATGTTTAAGTGATCTGTAAGTTTTTGACTTCAAAGAATGTGTGGTGTGAGAGATACAAAAATGAGAAATTGTTTGAGAGGGGAACAAAAAGAATTAGCACGAATCTTGATGCAGTATACATGGTGTGGATACGGGTGCTCACCAAGCACCTGCTCTAAAAGTCCACTCTCGACCTGACTCATTGTTGTCATTACGCCCTACCAAGCCCGGAATTAGATAGTAAGAGTTGGAAAATGATATTTTCAAGTCTCAAAATGTTCTAATTTTCTTTGCCACAGACCATATGGATAGGTTCTGCAGTTCTACTGCACAAACATTACATCAATTTGTAGTCTACACAAAGATACAAATTCGTGGCTCTACAAAGTCAAAACAAatctagttttttttttgaaatggcgaGCAAATCTAGTTTGTTCCATAATTGTATCTATTACAAATCCAAATTCGTGGCTCAATAACTGTATTGCACAAAAAGAGCATATGGATATGTTCTGCATTTCTGTATTTTTTAAACATTGCATCAATTTGTAGTCTACACAATGATACAGAGTCGTGGCCCTAAGAATACAAAAACAACTCTACTTAGATCCATAATTGTATTTATTTCTTAGTTGAAAAAATATGTTAATAAAAATTCTACATGAAGGCATCATCGAGATGACGCTGCGCACCTCCTACCGCTACCTctgtgggaaaccctagatcgGATGATGGTGGTGCTTCTTCGTCGTTCCTCCCGCGGGAGCATCATTCTTGGAGTTGTATGTCGGCTGGAGGAACTACTGGATGGCTTTGTTGGTTGAGTGGCGTGACATCTACCGCATTGAAGTTGGCGGGTCTCGACAGCATGGTGTAGCAGGGTCTCAGTGATGGACGTGTCATGATTTCCTAACGCAAGGAGGTGGCGCCATCTGGAAACGTGGTGGTATCGATGGAGGACTAGCGAAGACTATGCAGATCTTTGCTCTGAAGATTTCATGGTGGTTTTGACGGTGGTGATGGCTTCTGTATCATGCACATGAGGTGCTTGCTAAGAGTCTTGTATGCAGTATGAGCGCTCccgttttggctaagagggtgtcTTGGGGTAAGCGATATTCCCGGTTCCTAGCTGGTGACTGGCTTTCGTGTTTTCAGGGCATAAGGCCTTGTTGGCATGATCTTCACCCATTTTCGGGTTTGTAGGTGTTGCCTGGTGGCTTTGGATTTTTTGATGTATACTTTTGCTAGGGTTTGTTTGAAAAATTTAATAAAGCATCATATCTCTTCGATGCAGAGGCTGTGGCCTCATCCTCCCTTCCGAAAATTAAATTCTACATactacacacgcacacacacacgcgCATATATATGCATTTATACTTTTTGAGAGTTGTTTTTGATCTTTTTTTCAAATTTTGTAACAATTGAACTCCTTGGAACAAATTAAAGTTCCTAATAAAAATAAAGCCATATTGATTTACAAAGAATGCAATGGACCAGAGCATGTTTTGGTTACTCCTCATATCCCGCAAGCATTATCACTATGAGAAAGCGTTCGTTGCAGGTCCATATCTTCGCCGATGTAGGGTACATTACCCCTAAGTGTGTTTTTGGTAACTAATGATAATTCTTAtgaactaatgttttcattgagtttatacgaAGGAATATTATAGAGATATgtcttgtagtccatgtgttggattcaagtgtggATGCCATGAAAATAAAGATAAACTTTTAGTataggcatcaagatcatcggtttgaaaataagaatattatatgatcaagatcttgagagttTGATTTATAGAGATGAATTCAAGATATGACTCTAATTAAgctggtgtcatgatagtctcatgagaTGAGCTATGGCTGACTAAGGTTTATAGCATGCAATGAAATGAAGAGTTTTTTTTATGTGCCTCAAGCtattatgatagagcatgaagagatacaaggttgaccaagactAAGAGTGAAGATTGAATTCAAGTTGGTCAGCATATGAAGCATAAAGATCGTACCACTTCGTATTATATGATCTTGTggatggtaagccttgtcaattatgcttcataAGCTAAGCCACTATGTATATGTGtgtttgtgttgtctatgtgggttagatatcttgccatgggcatgcatcaagagTATGATCCCATATAGCCcgtgagaggatgacatcaagtatggatgccatcaaGGTTCAGAAAGGAAAGTTCAAGATAAGCATCTCGAGAAGATCACGTGCTTGGAGCTTACCGTCCAATTGGCGATAATGGACTTGTGCAGATGTGCTTCAATGATGTTTTTCCATAGTGGTGTATGGGGAGCAATTATGAGCTTTCAAGAATTAACAATGATCGTGTGGTGCATTCCGGCTTGAATGAAGCATGAAGTGTtccatcatcaagatcaagcgggatacgCAAGAAGGCAAAGGCATTTTCCTTGCTATGTTTTCATTTTACCTGTCTCAATGTTCTTATTGGGAGActgggttataggatagatagcgcactatcaagagggtatcttgggtaacttgatcacatcatcttgGGAAGCTCAAACCTTTACATACTTTGCATCCATATGTTCTTGTTGCTTCTTGTTGTTTctatgtgtgaggttcttgagcttgttgttagaTTTTCAACAagtccaagttcatcgaaaatggaatctgctgttgcgttttcgagtttggatgtCTTTATCGTTTATTGACATTGTGACTTGTGAGGCTTCCTCTCTAAAATCATGTAAAAACATTATGTGAGGAGTCCTAATATTTCCAACAAAATCTTAAGTTTTGTTGGAGTGCTATTGGTATCATCTCAATGAATTTTTGGGAACATAGTGAAAGTTtaagtttttttttagaaaactACGTTAGTGGGGTTCTCACGAAGACGGCAGCCAAACCGGCTGGGCCAGCCCCTTGGCCGGTCTTATCGGCCGGGCCAGGGCTCCACGTCGGTGACCGCCGGTTGCCTATATTGGCTTCTTTTCGACTGCAGGCCGGATGGTCCGGCCCATGCGCCGGCTCTTAGCCGGCTTGGACGGCCCGTCCGGGCACCGGTTCGACTTGCCTGTGGCCAGTCGATGCCAACTTGCTGCCGGGTTGTCTCGCAAGGAACCCTCCAAACGGCTAGTTTtcccccttggactataaataggccttcttcctccttgaggagGTAAGGTTAACCATCccattttctctctctctctctctctctctctctctctctctctctcgtactccattgttgaacctcaaaaactttcttcatctccatccccTCCCATGATACTTGCATCTTCTTGAGGGATTTGAAAGACGAGATCTAGACCTACAATTTCCACCAATCAATTCCTCCTCTAAGTaagggaaactcttgggatctaggtcTTGGAGTGATTTCTTGATTTCCTCCATTCTTCTTCCTCTCCAGTTTCTTCATATCATTTGTtgatttggtgggatttgagtgtgaaggatttgagcaCCCTTGATGTTCTTGTTTTTTCATACTTGCATAAGTGTCGAGCTCTCCATtatgattagttcgagtgagatacCATGAGCTTGCTACTCTTGGA
It includes:
- the LOC139839238 gene encoding uncharacterized protein — translated: MRNFTYTGKNVRVPGSLIGAAIRKCGGDVHSDPWGESKLAYTWEDYEIAPYPGFASAADAVIKKFWRNYRVATEHKDRADVVLRNMCRKLTRQQWYNQRITCIGHFYAEQGVRYTKPEIVQGLAPAMTIDEFMSVVPHWADNNKRAAFMELVKNWVGENPDFKAVSDRNKANRGSQGTHTAGSSSTDRYRERLGKKLGRELGEMEAWTHMKLVTPGPNEPRPAPEMYYGKAKENKERYCEEYAKLHPEVEDPMTEPVDEVAMMLAGSGQPHGRPACLAGGFKPQRNFTQIKATLPSGSYATSSRTTCRSRVEVDTQLEEAYAVAYEEYLEKVKEHDLVKDAYVQWTSNQMASFTRFMMTGVREEPLPEPPHPGPTRCSRPRRSSISCTSVSVG